A single region of the Anaerolineae bacterium genome encodes:
- the lysS gene encoding homocitrate synthase codes for MERFNIIESTLREGEQFAGANFTTGQKIDIAQALDEFGVEYIELTSPAASPQSFRDCRTIANLGLRCKVVTHVRCTLEDAKLAVDTGVQGIDVLFGTSSYLREFSHGKDIPYIIESAVKVVEYIKSQGLEVRFSGEDAFRSNLEDLLQIFAAVDQIGVDRVGVADTVGIATPLQVYDVVRRIRQVIKPTTDIEFHGHNDAGCAIANSYCALEAGATHVDTSILGIGERNGITPLGGLIARLYTIDRSLVKKYKLEMLRDLETMVANMVGISIPFNNYITGITAFTHKAGIHAKALLNNPETYEAINPRDFGLTRYISIAHKLTGWNAIKARAEQLGLKMTDQQIKEVTAHIKALADTRPLTLSDVDTILQEWTSRGEREGEFAWA; via the coding sequence ATTGAGCGATTCAACATTATCGAGTCGACACTGCGAGAGGGGGAGCAGTTCGCCGGCGCTAATTTCACCACGGGGCAGAAGATTGACATCGCCCAGGCGCTGGATGAGTTCGGGGTGGAGTACATCGAGCTGACCTCGCCGGCGGCCTCCCCACAGTCCTTCCGCGACTGCCGCACCATCGCCAACCTGGGCCTGCGCTGTAAGGTCGTCACCCACGTGCGCTGTACGCTGGAGGACGCCAAGCTGGCCGTGGACACCGGCGTCCAGGGGATTGACGTGCTGTTCGGCACCTCCTCCTACCTGCGGGAGTTCAGCCATGGCAAGGATATCCCCTACATCATCGAGAGCGCCGTGAAAGTGGTGGAATACATCAAGTCCCAGGGGCTGGAGGTGCGCTTCAGCGGGGAGGACGCCTTCCGGAGCAACCTGGAGGACCTTCTGCAGATTTTTGCCGCGGTGGACCAGATCGGGGTGGATCGGGTAGGGGTTGCCGATACGGTGGGCATCGCCACGCCTCTTCAGGTGTATGATGTGGTGCGGCGCATCCGCCAGGTGATTAAGCCGACGACGGACATCGAATTCCACGGCCATAACGACGCCGGCTGTGCCATTGCCAACAGCTACTGCGCGCTGGAGGCCGGCGCCACCCATGTTGACACCAGCATCCTCGGCATCGGCGAACGCAACGGCATCACCCCCCTTGGCGGCCTCATCGCCCGGCTGTACACCATAGACCGCTCCCTGGTGAAAAAGTACAAGCTGGAGATGCTGCGCGATCTGGAGACCATGGTGGCCAATATGGTGGGCATCTCCATCCCCTTCAACAATTACATCACGGGTATCACGGCCTTCACCCATAAGGCCGGCATCCACGCCAAAGCCCTGCTCAATAACCCCGAAACCTATGAGGCCATCAACCCGCGCGATTTCGGCCTGACCCGCTACATCAGCATCGCCCATAAGCTGACCGGCTGGAACGCCATCAAGGCGCGCGCCGAACAGTTAGGGCTGAAGATGACGGACCAGCAGATCAAAGAGGTCACCGCGCATATCAAGGCGCTGGCGGACACACGTCCGCTGACGCTGAGCGATGTGGACACCATCTTGCAGGAATGGACATCTCGCGGAGAGAGGGAGGGAGAGTTCGCATGGGCCTGA